In the genome of Raphanus sativus cultivar WK10039 chromosome 4, ASM80110v3, whole genome shotgun sequence, one region contains:
- the LOC108851084 gene encoding uncharacterized protein LOC108851084, whose amino-acid sequence MSLLLSRLSKLRLEEATLLTRSCFRLLSNGFSSSMFPACSIARAEPCGEDLGKLVIRIDNEYCDTYLEKKVPLELMNRTVTVGASHGWVATLKEDGIVRLQDDLNPVASDTNPKRIALPPLVTLPHCQTEVVTNVAMSTSSPEDKDCVVAVKFLGPQLSLCRPSQFKWTNIMIKNPCFFSSRVMFSEKDGMFRMPGSGGHLIGSWDRFGKQHKFQRLQFKNLPELTKAKRELLCSCSVSEHLVESRTTDETFLVKWFRKAKRKCLSKMKTRGVMVFKLDEQGKAVYTRDIGELNIFISKSEAFCLPAGSIPSNFVELLDFDEMTNVCLDGYFIGPGNFTSMAPYFIPPQNKI is encoded by the coding sequence ATGTCTCTACTTCTCAGTCGGCTCTCGAAGCTCCGCCTTGAAGAAGCAACGTTGCTGACAAGATCATGTTTTCGTCTTCTCTCCAATGGCTTCTCATCTTCCATGTTTCCTGCTTGTTCCATCGCTAGAGCTGAACCTTGTGGAGAGGATCTTGGAAAACTCGTCATTAGGATTGATAATGAATATTGCGACACTTATTTGGAAAAGAAGGTGCCTCTAGAGTTGATGAATAGAACGGTGACGGTTGGTGCATCCCATGGTTGGGTAGCTACTTTGAAGGAGGACGGCATAGTGCGTCTTCAAGATGATTTGAATCCGGTTGCTTCTGACACCAATCCAAAACGCATAGCTCTGCCTCCTCTTGTGACTCTGCCTCATTGCCAAACCGAAGTTGTGACCAACGTGGCCATGTCCACCTCTTCCCCTGAGGATAAAGACTGTGTTGTGGCTGTCAAGTTCTTGGGACCACAACTCAGCCTTTGCAGACCCTCTCAGTTTAAATGGACCAACATCATGATCAAGAACCCCTGTTTCTTCTCCTCCCGTGTCATGTTTTCTGAAAAAGATGGCATGTTTCGCATGCCCGGGTCAGGAGGCCACCTCATTGGGTCATGGGATCGTTTCGGCAAACAACACAAGTTTCAGAGGTTGCAGTTTAAAAACCTTCCCGAGCTGACAAAGGCCAAGCGAGAGCTTCTGTGTTCTTGTTCCGTGAGCGAACATTTGGTGGAGTCGAGAACCACAGACGAGACTTTCTTGGTCAAGTGGTTTAGGAAGGCTAAACGAAAATGTTTGTCGAAAATGAAAACCAGAGGTGTAATGGTTTTCAAGCTAGACGAACAAGGAAAAGCTGTTTACACTCGAGACATAGGTGAACTCAacattttcatttcaaaatctGAAGCTTTCTGTCTCCCTGCTGGTTCAATTCCCTCTAACTTCGTCGAACTCTTGGATTTTGATGAAATGACCAATGTCTGTTTGGATGGTTATTTTATTGGCCCTGGAAATTTTACATCCATGGCACCTTACTTTATTCcacctcaaaataaaatatag